The following proteins are encoded in a genomic region of Variovorax paradoxus:
- a CDS encoding DUF1801 domain-containing protein codes for MKKTDAIQDQPASELISKRIAELGGWRGEALGRMRKLIQQADPGVVEEVKWMGTPVWSHDGIICTGESYKDKVKLTFAKGASLKDPAGLFNSSLDGNVRRAIDIFEGQEVDESAFKALVREAVALNSSGKSKASAKKAKA; via the coding sequence ATGAAAAAAACGGACGCGATCCAGGACCAGCCGGCATCGGAGCTCATCTCGAAACGAATCGCCGAGCTCGGGGGCTGGCGCGGGGAAGCGCTGGGCCGAATGCGCAAGCTCATCCAGCAAGCAGACCCGGGCGTCGTCGAAGAGGTGAAGTGGATGGGCACGCCGGTGTGGTCGCACGACGGCATCATCTGCACCGGCGAGTCCTACAAGGACAAGGTGAAGCTCACCTTCGCAAAGGGCGCCTCTTTGAAAGATCCGGCCGGTCTCTTCAACTCGAGTCTCGATGGCAACGTGCGCCGCGCGATCGACATCTTCGAAGGACAAGAAGTCGATGAATCCGCCTTCAAGGCGCTGGTCCGCGAAGCGGTCGCGCTCAACAGCTCGGGCAAATCGAAAGCTTCGGCGAAGAAGGCGAAAGCCTGA
- a CDS encoding iron chaperone, with amino-acid sequence MAINRPATIDEYIRAAPPEGQPHLRRVHAILKSVAPDAEEAIKWGTPFFVEPRFLFAFSAHKAHLSFAPTEAGLQVFRQELAKHKTTKNYLQVPYDVPLPEDLIRKIAEHRVRVVRDRKDDAFW; translated from the coding sequence ATGGCAATCAACCGTCCCGCCACGATCGACGAATACATCCGCGCTGCCCCACCCGAGGGCCAACCGCATCTGCGCCGGGTGCACGCCATCCTCAAGAGCGTGGCGCCGGACGCCGAGGAAGCGATCAAATGGGGAACCCCTTTCTTCGTAGAGCCCCGGTTCCTGTTTGCTTTCTCCGCGCACAAGGCGCACCTCAGCTTCGCGCCCACGGAAGCGGGGTTGCAGGTATTTCGCCAGGAGCTGGCAAAGCACAAGACAACCAAGAACTACCTTCAGGTTCCCTACGACGTGCCCCTGCCGGAAGACCTGATTCGCAAGATTGCCGAGCACCGCGTCCGCGTCGTACGTGACCGTAAGGACGACGCTTTCTGGTAG